In Gemmobacter sp., the sequence CAGGACCGAGCCATCCAGATAGACGCGGCCGGTCTCGATATACTCGGCCAGTTCGGGCGTATCGCCGGTCAGGTCCAGCATCATGCCGTTCGGCGCAATCTCGGACGCAAGGCCGTTCGACGCCGCCAGCTTGGCATGTTCGCGCAGATGGCGGTGTTCGCCATGCAGCGGGATCACCAGGCCGGGTTTCACCAGCCGGTGCATCGTTTCCAGATCGGGGCGGTTGGCATGGCCCGAGACGTGGTAGCGCCCGTCCGGGTCATCGACCACATCGACGCCCATTTCGGAATAGGCATTGACCACGCGCAGCACGTCGCGTTCGTTCCCCGGAATGGTGCGCGAGGAAAACAGGAAGGTGTCGCCTTCCTTCAGCTGCATGCCCAGATACTTGCCCCGGCTCAGCTGCGCGCTGGCGGCGCGGCGTTCGCCTTGCGTGCCGGTGACGATCAGCATCAGGTTCTGGCGCGGCACATCCACCGCTTCCTCGGGAGCGATGGTGCGGGGGAAATCGGTCATCACGCCGGTTTCCTGCGCCACGGCCACCATCTTGCGCATCGCCCGGCCCATCAGGCAGATCGACCGGCCCGCCGCCTGCCCCGCCTCGGCCAGCGCCTTGACCCGCGCGAGGTTCGAGGCAAAGGTCGTCGCCGCCACCAGCCCCCTGGCCCCGGCGATCAGATCGCGCAGCGGCGCATGCAGCGTGCTTTCCGACCGCCCGGGATGCAGGCTGAACACATTGGTGGAATCGCAGGTCAGCACCTTGACACCTTCGGCACCGATGGCGGCGAACACCTCGGGATCCCAAGGTTCGCCGACGCCGGGAACCGGATCCAGCTTGAAATCGCCCGAATGCAGGATGCGACCTGCCGGGGTTTCGATCAGCAGGGCCGCGCTTTCGGGAATCGAATGCGCGATCGGCACGAACTGCACCCGGAACGGCCCGGCCTTGACCCAGTCGGGACGCGGCTGGTGGATCTGCACCACCGCCGGATCATGCCCCTGATCTTCCAGCTTCAGCTTGGCCAGCGCGCCGGTGAACTTGCGCGCGTGGACCGGCGCCCGCAGCCGCGGCCACAGATGGCCAAGCGCACCGACGTGATCCTCGTGCCCGTGGGTGATGAAGATCGCTTCGATCCGGTCGGCGCGTTCGGCCAGCCAGTCGACCGACGGCATGATCAGATCCACCCCCGGCGTCGTGTCCATGTCGGAAAACGTGACGCCGAGATCGACGACGATCAGCCGCTCGCGTCCTTCCGGCCCATAGCCGTAGACGTAGCAGTTCATCCCGATCTCCCCGGCGCCGCCGAGGGGAAGGTAGATCAGGCGGTTGGCACTCATGCGGACTCCAGTCTGCGGTTGTGGTCGTGGATCAGGACCAGACCGTGCATCGTCAGATCCTCCTCGACCGCATCGAAAATCTCTGTTCCCTGTTCGAACAGCGGTGCCAGCCCCCCGGTGGCGATCACCTGCATGGGACGCTCACGCTCAAGCCGGATCTGGCGCACGATGCCTTCGACAAGGCCGACATATCCCCAATACACGCCGGACTGCATGCAGGCCACCGTATTCGTGCCGATCACCCGGTCGGGGCGGGAAACATCGACATGCGGCAGGGCGGCGGCGGCCATGTGCAGCGCCTCGAGGCTGAGGTTGACGCCCGGCGCGATCACCCCGCCGATATAGGCGCCATCGGTATCGACCACGTCAAAGGTGGTCGCGGTGCCGAAATCCACCACGATCAGGTTGCCGCCATGGCGATCAAAGGCGCTGGTGGCGTTGACCAGACGGTCGGGGCCGACGGTGGTGCCCTGATCCACCCGCGGCGCCACGGGCAGCACGCAGCCCGGGCGGCCCACCACATAGGGCCGGCAGCCGTAGTAACGGTCGCACAGCACGCGCAGGTTGAACACCACGCGCGGCGCGGTCGAGGAGATGATCGCGCTGTCGATCGTGGCATCCAGCTTGTTCAGCATGAACAGCGTCGAGAGCCAGACGAAATATTCATCCGCCGTGCGCTTGTGATCGGTGGCGATCCGCCAGGTCGCAAGGAAATCCTTGCCATCCCAGATCGAAAAGACGGTGTTGGTGTTGCCGCAGTCGATGGCAAGAAGCATGGGGCAGCTCCGGTTTCTGGTGGCAGTGCCGGGGGGCCAGCCCCGTCGCCAGCTGGTTCTTGAACCAATGGCGCACCAACTGGCGACCTCCCGGGGTATTCATGGAAAGATGAAAGGCAAGACGGTCAGAAGTGGATATCGGCGGCGGGCAACGTAACGATCCCGGCATCGGTGCGCAGCACCAGCGCGCCGGTGGCGTCGATGGTTTCGAAGATGCCTTCCTGGCTGGTGCTGCCGGTGCGGGCCACGATGCGTTCGCCCAGCCGGGCCGCCTGCGCTAGCCAGCGGGCGCGGATGGGGGCGAAGCCTTCGGTCGCAAAGGTGGTTTCAAGCCGTTCAAAGGCGGCAGCCAGCGCGGTCAGCAGCGCCTCGGGGGTGATGCGGATGCCGGTTTCGCCCAGAACGGATACCGGGTTCACCGCATGCACCTCGACCTGATCGGGGGTCGGCGCGGCGATCAGGTTGACACCGATGCCCACCGCCAGATGATCGACCCCGCCATGGGTGCCCAGGCTTTCCAGCAGGATCCCCGACACCTTGCCACCGTTCAGCAGCACATCGTTCGGCCATTTCAGGCGGAACGCCTCGGGCGTGCCGGTCAGGCCAGCCAGCGCCTCGTGCAGGGCCAGCGAGGCGATGAAGCTGCGCAGCGCGGCCTGCGACGGGCCGCCCCGGGGGTGCATCAGCAGGGTGCCGAAGAAATTGCCGCGCGGGCTGACCCAGGGCCGGGCGCGGCGGCCACGGCCGCCGGTCTGGAACCCGGCGAGGATCCAGGTTGGGTCTGTGCAAGAGGCCGCGCGTCGCGCGGCCTCGGCATTGGTGGAATCGGTCGTGTCGATCAGGATGCGGCCGATCCCCTGCGGCCAGAGCTCAGCGGACAAGAGCCTGCGCCGCGGCAAGTGCCGGACCCTCGATCCCGAACAGGTTGACGACACCGGCGATCATGGCGACCGCCGACAGCATCATCAGGGCCCATTGCGCCGGGGTCATCCGGCTTTCCAGCACCTCGCCCTCGCGCCCGAAATACATGAAGTAGACGATGCGCAGGTAGTAGAAGGCGCCGATCACGCTGGCGACGGCGCCGGCCAC encodes:
- a CDS encoding ribonuclease J yields the protein MSANRLIYLPLGGAGEIGMNCYVYGYGPEGRERLIVVDLGVTFSDMDTTPGVDLIMPSVDWLAERADRIEAIFITHGHEDHVGALGHLWPRLRAPVHARKFTGALAKLKLEDQGHDPAVVQIHQPRPDWVKAGPFRVQFVPIAHSIPESAALLIETPAGRILHSGDFKLDPVPGVGEPWDPEVFAAIGAEGVKVLTCDSTNVFSLHPGRSESTLHAPLRDLIAGARGLVAATTFASNLARVKALAEAGQAAGRSICLMGRAMRKMVAVAQETGVMTDFPRTIAPEEAVDVPRQNLMLIVTGTQGERRAASAQLSRGKYLGMQLKEGDTFLFSSRTIPGNERDVLRVVNAYSEMGVDVVDDPDGRYHVSGHANRPDLETMHRLVKPGLVIPLHGEHRHLREHAKLAASNGLASEIAPNGMMLDLTGDTPELAEYIETGRVYLDGSVLIGALDGVIRDRIRMALNGHVIVTLIMDEDDSPLGEPWAELMGLPEMGKGGRPLADTIEAELTEFLERAGARVLRDDEKLDDGVRRVVRQVSMEEIGKKPEVTVVVSRLA
- a CDS encoding biotin--[acetyl-CoA-carboxylase] ligase → MSAELWPQGIGRILIDTTDSTNAEAARRAASCTDPTWILAGFQTGGRGRRARPWVSPRGNFFGTLLMHPRGGPSQAALRSFIASLALHEALAGLTGTPEAFRLKWPNDVLLNGGKVSGILLESLGTHGGVDHLAVGIGVNLIAAPTPDQVEVHAVNPVSVLGETGIRITPEALLTALAAAFERLETTFATEGFAPIRARWLAQAARLGERIVARTGSTSQEGIFETIDATGALVLRTDAGIVTLPAADIHF
- a CDS encoding type III pantothenate kinase, whose translation is MLLAIDCGNTNTVFSIWDGKDFLATWRIATDHKRTADEYFVWLSTLFMLNKLDATIDSAIISSTAPRVVFNLRVLCDRYYGCRPYVVGRPGCVLPVAPRVDQGTTVGPDRLVNATSAFDRHGGNLIVVDFGTATTFDVVDTDGAYIGGVIAPGVNLSLEALHMAAAALPHVDVSRPDRVIGTNTVACMQSGVYWGYVGLVEGIVRQIRLERERPMQVIATGGLAPLFEQGTEIFDAVEEDLTMHGLVLIHDHNRRLESA